A genomic window from Triticum urartu cultivar G1812 chromosome 7, Tu2.1, whole genome shotgun sequence includes:
- the LOC125523995 gene encoding stromal cell-derived factor 2-like protein, with amino-acid sequence MAAASFALALVLYLGLDLPEASPSQSYAADPDTAVEISYGSVIKLMHERTKFRLHSHDVPYGSGSGQQSVTSFPNVDDANSYWVCISLALHQTKLN; translated from the exons ATGGCCGCCGCGTCGTTCGCGCTCGCGCTTGTGCTCTACCTCGGCCTCGACCTCCCCGAGGCGTCGCCGTCGCAGTCCTATGCCGCCGACCCGGACACCGCTGTCGAG ATTTCCTACGGATCAGTGATCAAGTTGATGCATGAGAGGACCAAGTTTCGGCTGCATTCCCACGACGTGCCGTATGGATCTGGTAGCGGCCAGCAATCGGTCACCAGCTTCCCCAATGTGGATGACGCTAACAGCTACTGGGTATGTATCTCTCTAGCGCTGCACCAAACAAAACTGAATTGA